A part of Nocardioides sp. WS12 genomic DNA contains:
- a CDS encoding alpha/beta hydrolase — protein MSEHDIAKGVRVRTYVPDGDGPHPLLVYFHGGGFILGNLDMHDLTCRFLAREAGASVVNVDYRLAPEHRFPAALDDCFAAVEWAEAHAEELCADTGRLVVMGSSAGGNLAASVAIKARDAGRPKIALQVLVNPLLDSAMRGKSLETYAHGHFLERAQVRFFWDQYIGDAPKDDPLLSPAHAESLAGLPRAIVLTSELDPLRDEGELYANRLASAGCRVQRFRVPGQLHGFLGMIDAFSDARVWLTRLADLMVTELDRPSQ, from the coding sequence GTGTCAGAACACGACATTGCCAAGGGTGTCCGCGTCCGGACCTACGTCCCGGACGGTGATGGACCGCACCCGCTGCTGGTGTACTTCCATGGTGGTGGCTTCATTCTCGGCAACCTCGACATGCACGACCTGACGTGTCGGTTCCTGGCACGAGAGGCGGGGGCCAGCGTCGTCAACGTCGACTATCGGCTGGCACCTGAACATCGGTTCCCCGCGGCCCTCGATGACTGCTTCGCTGCCGTCGAGTGGGCGGAGGCACACGCTGAGGAACTGTGCGCCGATACGGGACGCCTGGTTGTCATGGGGAGCAGCGCAGGAGGAAACCTCGCGGCGTCAGTCGCGATCAAGGCGCGCGACGCAGGTAGGCCGAAGATCGCCTTGCAGGTACTGGTCAATCCGCTGCTTGATTCGGCCATGCGGGGCAAGTCTCTGGAAACGTACGCGCACGGCCACTTTCTCGAGCGCGCCCAGGTGCGCTTCTTCTGGGACCAGTACATCGGCGACGCGCCGAAGGATGACCCGTTGTTGTCGCCAGCGCACGCAGAGTCGCTGGCGGGTCTGCCTCGAGCGATCGTGTTGACCTCCGAGCTCGATCCCTTGAGGGACGAGGGTGAGCTGTATGCCAATCGGCTGGCGTCGGCTGGATGTCGCGTTCAGAGGTTCCGCGTACCTGGCCAGCTGCATGGCTTCTTGGGAATGATCGACGCATTCAGTGATGCACGTGTGTGGCTGACCCGGCTCGCCGACCTCATGGTCACCGAGCTTGATCGCCCGTCTCAATAG
- a CDS encoding SDR family oxidoreductase: MPSSTKPLEGLSVVITGAGRGLGASYARYCAELGARLVIADVDPASLEEIRGQLTSSGAQVVAAVVDVADAAAMDGLADLAVSAYGGLDGWVNNAGIQVMGELDDLDPAEVRRVVEINLLGVIFGTQSALRVMRLRGTGSIVNTTSGAQAGMPLLNVYGATKGGVASLTYGTALDLADTRIRVNAIAPLATTPMTESTRQFRKANKFSGGTVALPPAENNAGAIAFLLSPASGRVRGQVLRVDLDGLSLMSHPSRIEASLARGHLWTYDDVQQAYAERLARREIRPGNRAAAEPDAKPLKAVDEADSND; this comes from the coding sequence GTGCCGAGTTCGACGAAGCCTCTTGAGGGCCTGAGTGTGGTGATTACGGGAGCGGGCCGCGGGCTCGGCGCCTCGTATGCGCGCTACTGCGCCGAGCTCGGGGCGCGCCTGGTCATCGCCGATGTCGATCCGGCGTCCCTGGAGGAGATCCGCGGCCAGTTGACGTCGTCAGGGGCGCAGGTCGTGGCTGCGGTCGTTGACGTGGCGGATGCTGCGGCTATGGACGGTCTGGCCGACCTGGCCGTGAGTGCATACGGTGGCCTGGACGGGTGGGTCAACAACGCCGGGATTCAGGTCATGGGCGAGCTCGATGACCTGGATCCTGCTGAGGTGCGCCGGGTCGTCGAGATCAACCTTCTCGGCGTCATTTTCGGCACGCAGTCAGCCCTGCGTGTGATGCGGCTTCGGGGAACCGGTTCGATCGTGAACACAACCTCCGGTGCGCAGGCGGGCATGCCGCTCCTGAACGTCTACGGAGCCACCAAGGGAGGTGTCGCCTCCCTCACATACGGAACGGCATTGGATCTTGCGGACACCCGCATCCGGGTCAACGCCATCGCTCCCCTTGCAACAACCCCGATGACCGAGTCGACACGTCAGTTCCGAAAGGCCAACAAATTCAGCGGTGGCACGGTGGCGCTCCCGCCCGCTGAGAACAATGCGGGAGCGATCGCATTCCTCCTCTCGCCGGCTTCCGGGAGAGTCCGCGGACAGGTTCTCCGTGTTGACCTTGACGGCCTTTCGTTGATGTCGCACCCGAGTCGCATCGAGGCTTCGCTGGCCCGAGGCCATCTGTGGACGTACGACGACGTTCAACAGGCCTACGCGGAACGCCTCGCGCGGCGGGAGATCCGACCGGGTAATCGAGCGGCCGCCGAGCCTGACGCCAAACCGCTGAAGGCCGTTGACGAGGCCGATTCAAACGATTAG
- a CDS encoding HtaA domain-containing protein — translation MSEVERPIEDLRSSKGELGSFAGADMSTGLIWGIKRSFLAYLSRMPDLKSSVSGGASVAPELGLYHFPLASSDAYDYGTGQGTLKFQGDLRFSGHFGFLFVMLVDPWVTFDDGLATLSFHDVEADPELADDSARRPMLGLGYPGYVDAHGIRDWQLIPTSLRTEAVSVFNEVYPPGELFEPLHMRVTL, via the coding sequence ATGTCGGAAGTGGAGCGTCCGATCGAGGATCTGCGGTCTTCCAAAGGTGAGCTCGGTTCGTTTGCCGGCGCAGACATGTCAACGGGCCTGATCTGGGGAATCAAGCGGAGCTTTCTGGCGTACTTGTCGCGGATGCCGGACCTCAAGAGCTCGGTGAGCGGGGGAGCGTCAGTCGCGCCGGAGCTTGGCCTGTACCACTTCCCGCTCGCATCCAGTGACGCCTACGATTATGGCACTGGCCAGGGGACGCTGAAGTTCCAGGGAGACCTCCGCTTCTCTGGTCACTTCGGGTTCCTGTTCGTGATGCTCGTTGATCCATGGGTGACTTTCGACGACGGTCTCGCGACGTTGAGCTTTCACGATGTCGAAGCAGACCCTGAGCTTGCCGACGACAGTGCCCGGCGTCCGATGCTCGGACTCGGTTACCCCGGGTACGTCGATGCGCACGGCATCCGCGACTGGCAGCTGATACCAACCTCATTGCGTACAGAGGCGGTGTCCGTGTTCAACGAGGTGTATCCGCCCGGTGAGCTCTTTGAGCCCCTGCACATGCGGGTGACCCTCTAG
- a CDS encoding enoyl-CoA hydratase-related protein has protein sequence MTSPQSALVLVNVDRGVALITWNRPDRHNAWTLSMEAEYFQALRDAEADPAVRVIVVTGAGRSFCPGMDANFLDDMSQGHLDTRPQDRTPSLLPTTLKTPVIAAINGACAGLGLVHALFCDIRFAASGAKFSTAFARRGIMAEQGISWALPKVVGFSNAMELLLSARTFTTDEALRIGLVNRSFEAADLLPATLDYAAELAQNCSPLAMATIKQQLHHDTEKTLDQSRIAAIDLWNSTLKPHPDFAEGIKSLVSKTTPSFGPWPPREL, from the coding sequence ATGACTTCCCCCCAGTCCGCCCTCGTGCTCGTGAACGTTGACCGCGGAGTTGCTCTGATCACCTGGAACCGGCCGGACCGCCACAACGCATGGACGCTGTCGATGGAGGCTGAGTACTTTCAGGCCCTCCGCGATGCCGAGGCGGATCCAGCTGTTCGTGTCATTGTGGTCACCGGCGCCGGGCGGAGCTTCTGTCCGGGCATGGATGCCAACTTCCTGGACGACATGTCGCAGGGACATCTGGACACTCGACCACAGGACCGTACGCCCTCACTGCTGCCCACCACCCTCAAGACCCCGGTGATCGCTGCGATCAACGGCGCGTGCGCAGGGCTGGGGCTTGTCCATGCGCTTTTCTGTGACATTCGGTTCGCGGCGAGCGGTGCCAAATTCTCCACGGCCTTCGCGCGTCGTGGGATCATGGCAGAGCAGGGCATCTCCTGGGCGCTTCCCAAGGTCGTTGGTTTCTCCAATGCGATGGAACTCTTGCTCTCGGCTCGAACGTTCACGACGGACGAGGCTCTCCGAATCGGCCTGGTGAATCGGTCGTTCGAAGCGGCAGACCTTCTTCCCGCTACGCTCGACTACGCGGCGGAGCTTGCTCAGAACTGCTCGCCGCTAGCGATGGCGACCATCAAGCAGCAACTGCATCACGACACCGAGAAGACTCTGGATCAGTCGCGCATTGCAGCGATCGACTTGTGGAACTCCACGTTGAAGCCCCACCCGGACTTCGCTGAGGGAATCAAGAGCCTGGTGAGCAAGACTACGCCCTCATTTGGGCCGTGGCCGCCCCGAGAATTGTGA
- a CDS encoding MaoC family dehydratase — MHIFTRTDELLESKETDLGASDWLLIEQTRIDSFAEATGDLQWIHTDPERARTGPFGTTIAHGYLTLSLIPVLVAQVYRVEGAKMIVNYGLDRVRFLSPVAVNSRLRARPFLANVDVTDTGAQVKLRTTIEIEGSEKPACISETISRIYF, encoded by the coding sequence GTGCACATCTTCACCCGGACAGACGAACTGCTCGAGAGCAAGGAAACGGATCTCGGCGCCAGCGACTGGCTGCTCATCGAGCAGACTCGCATCGACTCGTTCGCCGAGGCCACCGGCGACCTGCAATGGATCCACACCGATCCCGAGCGCGCAAGGACTGGGCCATTCGGAACGACGATCGCCCATGGGTACCTCACCTTGTCGCTCATCCCCGTTCTGGTGGCTCAGGTGTACCGTGTCGAAGGAGCGAAGATGATTGTGAACTACGGTCTTGACCGCGTACGTTTCCTGTCACCCGTCGCTGTGAACTCGCGCCTGCGGGCCCGACCCTTTCTCGCGAACGTGGACGTCACGGACACCGGTGCTCAGGTCAAGCTCCGCACGACCATCGAGATCGAAGGGTCGGAGAAGCCCGCCTGCATCTCCGAGACGATCTCCCGGATCTACTTCTGA
- a CDS encoding nitronate monooxygenase produces the protein MITTPFTELFGVEAPITQGGMQWVGRAELVAAVANAGALGFITALTQPDPEALAKEIARCRDLTDKPFGVNLTILPTINPPPYDEYLHAAIDSGITIVETAGSNPAERLPLLHANGVKVLHKCTSVRHAVSAQAIGVDAISIDGFECAGHAGEDDIPGLLLIPTARDQITIPMIASGGFADGRGLAAALALGADGVNMGTRFMATTEAPIHDAIKQRIVESNTSSTQLIFRPLKNTARVADNRVSREVVEILEAGGEFSDVRHLVAGARGRTVYETGDPEAGVWYAGMSQGLIHDVAPVADVLRRILREAEDTITGRLAAMVRPA, from the coding sequence ATGATCACCACGCCTTTCACTGAGCTGTTCGGCGTCGAGGCGCCGATCACTCAGGGCGGAATGCAGTGGGTCGGACGCGCAGAACTGGTCGCTGCCGTCGCCAACGCGGGCGCGCTCGGCTTCATCACGGCCCTGACCCAGCCCGATCCAGAGGCGCTGGCGAAGGAGATCGCGCGGTGCCGAGACCTGACGGACAAGCCGTTCGGCGTGAACCTGACGATCCTCCCGACGATCAACCCTCCGCCGTACGATGAGTACCTCCACGCGGCCATCGACTCAGGCATCACCATCGTCGAGACTGCCGGTTCCAACCCTGCAGAACGCCTACCGCTGCTGCATGCCAACGGCGTTAAGGTGCTGCACAAGTGCACGAGCGTCAGGCACGCGGTCAGTGCGCAGGCGATCGGTGTGGATGCGATCAGCATCGACGGCTTCGAGTGTGCGGGTCACGCCGGCGAGGACGACATACCTGGACTGCTGCTGATTCCGACTGCCCGCGACCAGATCACGATTCCCATGATCGCGTCCGGGGGATTTGCTGACGGTCGCGGTCTTGCCGCCGCGCTTGCTCTCGGAGCGGACGGCGTCAACATGGGAACCAGGTTCATGGCGACCACCGAGGCGCCCATTCATGACGCCATCAAGCAGCGGATTGTCGAATCCAACACGTCCAGCACGCAGCTCATATTCCGACCCCTGAAGAACACCGCTCGTGTCGCTGACAACAGGGTCAGTCGCGAGGTCGTGGAGATCCTCGAAGCCGGCGGAGAATTCTCGGACGTCCGGCATCTCGTCGCCGGAGCCCGGGGTCGGACCGTCTACGAGACTGGGGATCCGGAAGCCGGCGTCTGGTATGCCGGCATGTCTCAGGGCCTCATTCACGACGTGGCCCCTGTGGCCGACGTACTTCGCCGGATCCTGCGCGAGGCGGAGGACACGATCACCGGCCGGCTCGCGGCCATGGTGCGACCTGCTTGA
- a CDS encoding MaoC/PaaZ C-terminal domain-containing protein has product MTSTNTETAQAELLSQGLTWEDMDGKVFRTARRTVTEADLIQFVTWAGFNEPLFFDADHAQQAGYAGRLIPGAMIYCIAEGLILQSNVLNGTGLAFMQMDLSVKRPVFVGDTLHAIVSTVEARQSSKPGRGVVRSHVSVRNQRDEEVLVFTPVRLIRGNDFDDLQS; this is encoded by the coding sequence ATGACATCGACCAACACCGAGACGGCTCAGGCGGAGCTGCTGAGCCAGGGCCTCACTTGGGAGGACATGGATGGAAAGGTCTTCCGTACTGCCCGACGGACCGTCACTGAGGCGGATCTGATCCAGTTCGTCACGTGGGCCGGGTTCAACGAGCCGCTGTTCTTTGACGCCGACCACGCCCAGCAGGCAGGCTATGCGGGCCGTCTGATTCCTGGTGCGATGATCTACTGCATTGCCGAGGGCCTCATCCTGCAGAGCAACGTCCTTAATGGCACTGGGCTGGCCTTCATGCAGATGGACCTGTCAGTCAAGCGCCCGGTATTCGTAGGCGACACGCTCCATGCGATCGTCTCGACGGTCGAGGCTCGCCAGTCGAGCAAGCCCGGCCGTGGTGTCGTGCGCTCGCACGTGAGCGTCCGTAATCAGCGTGACGAGGAAGTGCTGGTTTTCACGCCGGTGCGCCTGATCCGCGGGAACGACTTCGACGACCTTCAGTCGTAG
- a CDS encoding acyl-CoA dehydrogenase family protein has protein sequence MTFAGYDLPEELEAMRDVVKKFVTERVVPAEASLPVTDAYLPDDVLAGLREQARRADLWCFDAPEEYGGAGLSAFQLVVVLEEACKHRMCFPHAGAGAFGQSPPVVLYGQSDYLTENYVRPTIEHGWGSFTAIGEEAGGSDPARAIKTSARRDGDDWIINGRKLFITNVEKAKYGVVYARTQSGISAFVVDTDSAGLSSHEIPVIRDRWPVELILDDVRVPGSHLVGEEGQGLMLASKWLVRGRLTYAARSVGLAAESLRLAVEWMKDRETFGATLATRQGLQWQVADAQVEIDAGRMLTWRAAWKDDQGEDARLDAAMAKLYCTEMSFRVVDRMMQIMGAMGMSREVPLEKWLRDLRVARVVEGTTEMLRSQVARGVIGPSVKG, from the coding sequence ATGACGTTCGCCGGATACGACCTGCCCGAAGAGCTCGAGGCGATGCGGGACGTCGTCAAGAAGTTCGTCACGGAGAGAGTCGTCCCAGCAGAGGCATCATTGCCGGTCACGGATGCGTATCTGCCAGACGACGTTCTGGCGGGCCTGCGTGAGCAGGCGAGGCGTGCTGATCTCTGGTGCTTCGATGCGCCCGAGGAGTACGGCGGAGCGGGGCTGAGCGCCTTCCAGCTCGTCGTGGTTCTGGAGGAGGCGTGCAAGCACCGGATGTGCTTCCCCCATGCCGGAGCCGGGGCCTTTGGGCAGAGTCCGCCCGTCGTCCTGTACGGGCAGAGCGACTACCTGACCGAGAACTACGTTCGACCCACGATCGAGCACGGATGGGGGTCGTTCACAGCCATCGGGGAGGAGGCAGGCGGCTCCGATCCCGCTCGGGCCATCAAGACCTCGGCCCGGCGGGATGGTGACGACTGGATCATCAACGGCCGCAAGCTGTTCATCACCAACGTCGAGAAGGCCAAGTACGGCGTTGTCTATGCCCGGACCCAGTCAGGCATCAGTGCCTTTGTCGTGGACACGGACTCCGCTGGTCTCAGCAGCCATGAGATCCCGGTGATCCGGGACCGCTGGCCGGTGGAGCTGATCCTCGATGATGTCCGGGTGCCTGGCTCGCACCTCGTTGGCGAGGAGGGCCAAGGGCTGATGCTGGCATCCAAGTGGCTCGTGCGAGGTCGATTGACCTATGCCGCGCGATCCGTTGGGCTTGCCGCCGAGTCTCTGCGCTTGGCAGTGGAGTGGATGAAGGATCGCGAGACGTTCGGCGCAACGCTGGCAACGCGGCAGGGGCTCCAGTGGCAGGTGGCCGATGCTCAGGTCGAAATCGACGCCGGGCGGATGTTGACCTGGCGTGCTGCCTGGAAAGACGACCAGGGTGAGGACGCGAGGCTGGATGCTGCGATGGCGAAGCTCTACTGCACCGAGATGTCCTTCCGCGTCGTCGACCGGATGATGCAGATCATGGGCGCCATGGGCATGTCGCGGGAGGTTCCGCTCGAGAAGTGGCTGCGAGACCTTCGAGTTGCTCGTGTGGTCGAAGGGACCACGGAGATGCTGCGGAGCCAGGTTGCGCGCGGTGTGATCGGTCCGTCCGTCAAAGGCTGA
- a CDS encoding mycofactocin-coupled SDR family oxidoreductase: protein MSSLAGKVALITGAARGQGRSHAIRLAEEGADIIALDSLTDIATIGYPMASEDDLKETVRLVEALGRRIVSAKVDVRDGAGMTAAVNAGVAELGRLDIVIANAGIVSFSFVEDMSDEMWDDVVDIVLSGSFRTVRAAIPHLKKNEKGGSIVFIGSLGAFKGNRNVAHYSAAKHGLVGMMKCLAIELAENNIRVNTISPTSTDTMMVHNLGSYQLFYPEKDATKMGKEDVWDRHAGKNLLPVAWIDPIDISNAIAWIVSDGARYVTGASLPVDAGASTK, encoded by the coding sequence ATGTCTAGCCTTGCAGGAAAGGTAGCTCTGATCACCGGTGCGGCCCGTGGTCAGGGTCGATCGCACGCGATTCGGCTGGCCGAGGAGGGCGCCGACATCATCGCTCTCGACTCGCTGACTGACATCGCAACCATTGGGTACCCCATGGCCAGCGAAGACGATCTGAAGGAGACGGTTCGTCTGGTGGAGGCCCTCGGTCGACGAATCGTGTCGGCAAAGGTCGATGTCCGTGACGGCGCAGGCATGACGGCCGCTGTCAACGCCGGCGTCGCTGAGTTGGGGCGCCTCGACATCGTGATCGCCAATGCCGGGATCGTCTCCTTCTCGTTCGTAGAGGACATGAGTGATGAGATGTGGGACGACGTCGTCGACATCGTCCTCAGCGGCTCGTTCCGAACCGTGCGTGCCGCCATCCCGCACCTGAAGAAGAACGAGAAGGGCGGGTCCATCGTCTTCATCGGCTCGCTCGGCGCCTTCAAGGGCAATCGGAACGTGGCCCATTACTCCGCTGCGAAGCACGGGCTGGTCGGGATGATGAAGTGCCTGGCCATCGAGCTCGCGGAGAACAACATCCGTGTGAACACGATCAGCCCCACGAGCACCGACACGATGATGGTCCACAACCTCGGAAGCTACCAGCTGTTCTACCCCGAGAAGGACGCGACCAAGATGGGCAAGGAAGACGTCTGGGACCGGCACGCCGGCAAGAACCTGTTGCCCGTCGCGTGGATCGATCCCATCGACATCAGCAACGCAATCGCCTGGATCGTCAGCGACGGTGCGCGCTACGTCACGGGCGCTTCGCTGCCGGTCGACGCCGGTGCTTCGACCAAGTAG
- a CDS encoding cytochrome P450 — protein sequence MAAMGDSRVSADAMRPGYPHRGAGTMARWQHTPSLVAMDDPEHRAIRSMVTPAFRVKNVEAMRPGIQALTDKLIDDMLAGPNEADLVAAFALPLPSEVISELLGVPEEYHEFFQELSAVLVNRYSTPEASIEANMKLIDYLETLIESKRENGASDVLSDLARLVSDGRVARRRAAELGAFLLFAGHETTANMIALSAVLLLRNPDQLEILKATDDPKVVASAVEELLRYLTIPHLGRRRVATENLVIGGQEIKAGEGIICAADAANWDPAVFPDPGKLDLLRDARRHVTFSYGVHQCLGQPLARVELQVALTTLFRRIPTLKVDAALDQLSFKHDGNNNGIYELPVTW from the coding sequence CTGGCGGCCATGGGCGATTCCAGGGTCAGTGCGGATGCCATGAGGCCCGGGTATCCCCACCGAGGCGCCGGAACGATGGCTCGGTGGCAGCACACCCCGTCCCTCGTGGCGATGGACGATCCCGAGCACCGCGCCATCCGGAGCATGGTCACGCCGGCCTTTCGGGTCAAGAACGTCGAGGCGATGCGGCCGGGTATCCAGGCGCTCACTGACAAGCTCATCGATGACATGTTGGCCGGACCCAACGAGGCCGACCTCGTCGCTGCCTTCGCCCTGCCCCTCCCGTCGGAGGTCATCAGTGAACTCCTTGGCGTCCCGGAGGAATACCACGAGTTCTTCCAGGAGTTGTCGGCCGTCCTGGTCAATCGGTACTCGACGCCTGAGGCGAGCATCGAAGCCAACATGAAACTCATTGACTATCTCGAGACGCTGATCGAATCGAAGCGGGAGAACGGCGCCTCAGACGTGCTTTCCGACCTTGCGCGCCTGGTCTCGGACGGACGGGTGGCCCGCCGTCGTGCGGCGGAGCTCGGGGCCTTCCTCCTGTTCGCGGGTCATGAGACAACCGCGAACATGATCGCGCTCAGCGCGGTGCTGCTGCTGCGCAATCCCGACCAGCTCGAGATCCTCAAGGCGACGGATGATCCGAAGGTGGTAGCGAGTGCCGTCGAGGAGTTGCTTCGCTATCTGACTATCCCGCACCTTGGGCGGCGCCGCGTGGCGACCGAGAACCTGGTCATCGGTGGTCAGGAGATCAAGGCCGGCGAGGGAATCATCTGTGCGGCCGATGCCGCGAACTGGGACCCCGCAGTCTTCCCTGATCCAGGCAAGCTGGATCTTCTTCGTGATGCGCGGCGTCACGTGACCTTCAGCTACGGCGTCCACCAGTGTCTGGGCCAGCCGCTCGCGAGAGTGGAGCTCCAGGTCGCGCTGACGACCCTGTTCCGGCGGATTCCGACTCTCAAGGTCGACGCCGCGCTGGACCAGCTCTCGTTCAAGCACGACGGAAACAACAACGGCATCTACGAACTACCGGTCACCTGGTAG
- a CDS encoding ferredoxin: MNVSVEAHKCVSSGQCVLIAPEVFDQDDEGLVLLLEETPGADEHENVKEAAAVCPAAAIHLRQD; encoded by the coding sequence ATGAATGTCAGCGTCGAGGCCCACAAGTGCGTGTCGTCCGGCCAGTGCGTACTGATCGCTCCCGAGGTCTTCGATCAGGACGACGAAGGCCTCGTGCTTCTTCTGGAAGAGACGCCTGGGGCGGATGAGCACGAGAACGTCAAGGAAGCCGCGGCCGTGTGCCCGGCGGCGGCGATTCACCTGCGTCAGGACTGA
- a CDS encoding FAD-dependent oxidoreductase, whose amino-acid sequence MSLRKVVIVGASAAGLAAAETVRREGFEGSLVMIGDESHLPYDRPPLSKQILKREWTSDRLALRARPDVDALAADWRLGVPALGLDLVDRSVVLGDGSKAHFDGLIVATGVRPRLFPTASAVRGAHVLRTLDDAAAIATRLAPGGNLVVIGAGFLGCEVAASARAVGANVTLLEPAPVPLAQVFGERVGAMIADLHRDHGVDVRLGIGVSELVVDGECVTGVRLADGSVVDADDVVSCIGSLPNTEWLEGSGLTVDNGVVCDEFLMAAPGVYAAGDVARWHHPRLGKSTRIEHRTNAAEQGMAAARNLLANGVPTAYSPVPYFWSDQYDLKLQAYGSLAGHEEMLVVEGDLAEWSFVAVYRTADRITGVVSVGMPVKRILPWRAAIGSDMSWHDAVERVQAGSI is encoded by the coding sequence ATGTCTCTGCGCAAGGTCGTCATCGTCGGAGCCTCTGCGGCGGGCCTCGCGGCCGCTGAGACCGTGCGCAGGGAGGGCTTCGAGGGCAGCCTTGTGATGATCGGCGACGAGTCGCACCTGCCGTACGACCGGCCACCACTGTCGAAGCAGATCCTCAAGCGTGAGTGGACCTCGGATCGGTTGGCGCTGCGCGCACGGCCCGACGTGGATGCCTTGGCGGCCGACTGGAGACTTGGCGTGCCTGCGCTGGGCCTTGACCTCGTCGATCGCTCTGTCGTCCTCGGCGACGGATCAAAGGCCCACTTCGATGGATTGATCGTGGCGACCGGTGTCCGGCCGCGTCTGTTCCCGACTGCTTCGGCGGTACGTGGCGCCCACGTGCTGAGGACTCTTGATGACGCCGCAGCGATTGCGACAAGGCTGGCTCCTGGCGGCAACCTCGTGGTCATCGGGGCGGGATTCCTGGGCTGCGAGGTCGCGGCCAGCGCCCGCGCAGTCGGCGCGAACGTCACGCTGCTGGAACCGGCGCCCGTGCCGTTGGCCCAGGTGTTCGGGGAGAGGGTCGGTGCAATGATCGCCGACCTCCACCGTGATCACGGCGTGGACGTGCGTCTCGGTATCGGCGTGAGTGAACTGGTCGTCGACGGCGAGTGTGTGACTGGAGTCCGGCTCGCAGACGGCTCGGTCGTCGACGCAGACGACGTGGTGAGTTGCATCGGATCCCTGCCGAACACCGAATGGTTGGAGGGCAGTGGTCTGACGGTGGACAACGGTGTCGTGTGCGACGAGTTCCTGATGGCAGCTCCCGGTGTCTACGCGGCTGGCGACGTCGCGCGGTGGCACCATCCTCGTCTGGGAAAGTCCACGAGGATTGAGCACCGCACCAATGCTGCCGAGCAGGGGATGGCAGCTGCGCGGAACCTGTTGGCAAACGGTGTGCCAACGGCATACTCACCAGTTCCCTACTTCTGGTCCGACCAGTACGACCTCAAACTGCAGGCCTACGGGAGTCTGGCGGGACACGAAGAGATGCTCGTCGTCGAGGGCGACCTGGCTGAATGGAGTTTCGTCGCGGTCTACCGCACAGCGGACCGCATCACCGGAGTCGTGAGTGTCGGCATGCCAGTGAAGAGAATCCTTCCGTGGCGGGCCGCCATCGGGAGCGACATGTCCTGGCATGACGCTGTGGAACGCGTGCAGGCGGGCTCGATCTGA
- a CDS encoding FCD domain-containing protein has translation MEQPEQDARITRVHAPKIANLVASQLRRQVLIGTLKNGDVLPPEADLIDQFGVSRPTLREALRVLESEQLIEVRRGAHGGARVRTPTTDVAAKHVGIVLQLHGATLADVYNGRTVIEQHCARLLAEGRTDADLSRLWAEIEHGEAAMDDPSRFIRAHTRFHAVVVDLAGSATLNVLSGLLREIVDAGNYSRIAEDHVAESLGRATHKGARAHRRLVELIEAKDADGAEQLWQSHLTDADDYLASGTAKTILDLFEYV, from the coding sequence GTGGAGCAACCAGAGCAAGACGCCCGGATAACGCGAGTCCACGCCCCGAAGATCGCCAACCTCGTCGCGAGTCAGCTCCGGCGCCAGGTTCTCATCGGCACCTTGAAGAACGGCGATGTTCTCCCACCCGAGGCGGATCTCATCGACCAGTTCGGAGTCTCGAGGCCGACTCTGCGCGAGGCGCTTCGCGTGCTGGAGTCCGAGCAGCTCATCGAGGTTCGACGGGGTGCCCACGGCGGTGCGCGCGTTCGCACACCGACCACGGACGTCGCCGCGAAACATGTAGGCATCGTGCTGCAGCTCCACGGGGCGACCCTGGCCGACGTCTACAACGGTCGTACTGTGATCGAACAGCACTGCGCCCGCCTGCTTGCTGAAGGGCGCACCGACGCAGACTTGAGTAGACTCTGGGCTGAGATCGAGCACGGCGAAGCGGCGATGGACGATCCTTCGCGGTTCATACGTGCGCACACCAGATTCCACGCCGTCGTCGTCGACCTCGCGGGCAGCGCAACCCTCAATGTGCTGTCCGGGTTGCTCCGGGAGATCGTCGACGCCGGCAACTACTCGCGCATTGCCGAGGATCACGTTGCCGAGAGCCTCGGACGGGCCACACACAAGGGAGCTCGGGCTCACCGCAGGCTTGTCGAGCTGATCGAGGCAAAGGACGCCGATGGAGCCGAACAACTCTGGCAGAGTCACCTCACGGATGCAGACGACTACTTGGCCAGCGGGACGGCGAAGACGATCCTCGACCTCTTCGAGTACGTCTGA